GAAAGTCACTTTTAAAGGTTTAAGAAAATTAACCAGAAAGTCAAACGAGAAACTCATATAAAAATGTCGAAAAGTCAAGTTTAAAGATTCAGAAAGCTTACAAGAAAGTCAAACCGGGCAAAAAATGGGTTCTTCCACCTAATAATTCTTATTTAGCCTCCTGAAAAATATAGAATTTAAAGATACACTAATAAATATATGTGGGATAAAACAACAATGAGTTGATGTAGTGGTAGTTACTTGTCTTCCCATACCGAGAGGTAAGAGGTTCAACTCCCACTCGCTACAAAATTTCCCTTGTTGTTATCCAGATCATTTCATGGGTATCGGATACCGTGGACGTCTTGCATTCGGGCCTCACCCGAGAAGGTTTTACCACATGCGATGCCCGTATGGATCCGTCGTGTGAGTTTCCTCCTAAGGGGTGATAGGATTGTAATGATTCGTACCAAGGAAATGATCTGATGGGTGAGTGTCGACATCGCGTTCGACCTCCGTCAGTGACTTCCAACCGTCGTTCGAAAAAAATGTGTGATAAAAACATATCAAGCAATGTTCACTCACTACACCAAATTTACGATTTCGTCAAGAGTGAGTTTTTTACTAAAATTCTCTCACTTATAAATATGTGTAAACTTGTTACATCTATAAATGTAGAATATTATTAGAATTTCGCACAAAAACTGTAGCGAAAAAATGTCCACACTTATTAGTGTGCACAAACACAAATTTAATCACATTTAAAACTGAGGGTAAACTTGTTACACTTCATTTCTTCAAAACAAAGCATGAACAAATCTAGTGCGACAAAATTAACTTAACACCATTAAGCGTGATTATATTTATGATTGTACACACCAATATGTGTGAACTTTTTTAGGGTAAAAATATGTGCGAACTGTTTTACGTTACAATTATATGTGTGAAACTACAATAACTCTACACTTACAAATGTACTAATTCTACACACATGTACAAGCGTGAAGAATTTAAACAAATAAGTCACGTTTTTTGAAACTGTGTAAAAATATGTGTGAACAAATGTTAAATTTGTTGTAGTGTCTCATTTACCTAGACCAGATTGATTCGGTTATACTCGAATATGCTTAATCAAGTATACCCTAATTCGGTTATACTCGAATATGCTTAATCAAGTATACCCTAAGAACTCAATTTCTGTTAGTTCGATTAACATATTACGGAATAATAAATACAGTTTCTTCATCATTTTTAACCATGTAAAAAATTTGCACAAATACACCTATTATATAAATTACATAATCCTCTATTAGAGCGACCAGACCAAACATTAGTCTCGTACCATTTTCTAGAACAAGGGTGATCACAATAATAACGTCGGCAACAAGATAATAATCATTAACCACTCATTTGGCAGTTTATAACGTAAAAACGAAGTGGCGATAactaaatattgttattataatccACAACAACCCATATTTACCACCCTTAAATCCTATCCTATATGTTATAATTGTTCATTTTTAGCCGGTGTAAATTGCTGGCGAATCTATGTCTTAGAAAAATTAGAAAAAGATGTGCCGATACATAAGGTCCACCATGAGAGACCCATCAACACTATTCTTCCCTCCTATACAAAACAAATAATAACTCATGGTTGGTTACTTGGTGTAAACATCCCTAAGTAACTTAACAAAGTTTCATTAACGATACTTGGGTGAGGGACCAATGACGTGATTTACAATACtagtaaaaaaaatttgtttttgaaTAATTTAATAGAAATCAGTGCGGTATTTTTGAGTTTTTGACAGTAAATGGTTATGTTGAGTTTGGGTACACTCATCAACTCTCTTTTTTTGTCTAACAGGTAACAGGAATTGTTATTTTGCaattttaaagtttcttgaatacacaAAAGGTGTTCGATATAATGTCAATTACAACTCTTGGCGAAAAGGATAATACGCACCCATCCTTAACTATCCGTAATTAAAGTTAGTAACTGTGGCTAATTTAGTCACTTTGTAATTTCGATATGTTTGATACCTTGGAAAAAACATGCCATATCCACAGTTCCAGGCTTTCAAGTTCTCCACTCAACATAAATAGGCAAATAAGATTTGCTGATGACCTCATAAAGACTCCCAACTCTTCATGGTTGCGAGATCTTAATGAATTTGATTAACAACTTTTAAGGAACAAGTATTTTAAGAAGAAATTGGCGTTGAGGTACATACCACACAGGAATAAGATTAACAAAGCATTTTATGCTGCAACAACCAACGCTTATGATCttacaagatacaaatgaagtcaaTAATAAAGGCTAACATATAAGAGAGAAAAACAGAGGAAATGAATAGATTGAACTAAAGAGATTAACAAAGCATTTTATGCCGCAACAAACAACGCTTATGATCTTACAAGATACAAACGAAGTCAATAATAAAGGCTAACATATAAGAGAGAAAAACAGAGGAAATGAATAGATTGAACTAAAGATCTATGGGATGAAGACGATCCTAACATAAAACACTACTCCTATGTTACTTATAAGCCGAACTTATCCTCATGAACATAGAATACTACTAAACACACAAATAATGATGAAAATCAACCAATATACTTTACAAACACCTAAAAATATCAAATAACCAGTAAGTCAACAATCTTTGAATGTGATGCTCACACCAGCAATTTAAGATAGCAAGACACTCCTAGTATCTTATTACCTGTTTTATGAacaaataacaatcataacaatttttttttaaagttagcttCACATTTCTTAGAGGTAGATAAATCTCAAAATAGATCATGACAATTTTTCATGATTTAGATAGGCAGAAACAATAGAGCAAAGAGAAACAAGAGGCCAATAATCAAGAATAGTGATGCAGCATTAAAGTCAGTTTCATGGTGGTGAGCTCTTTGTTGATGAAGACCATGAGCATGATGATGTCCACCAAAGTTAAACCTAGGCACCGCAATTGGAGTAGGACCCGCATTTCCATACACGGGATGACCCGTAAACGCATGCATTTGCAAATTAAAAAATGAAGGAATCAGACCACCAAATGAAACACTGAAATTCCCAAAACTTCCAGTCATCGCAGGCCCAGGTCGAAAAAACGGATCGCTAGCAGGTGGTGGAGCGGTTTCTGGTCTTTGTCCCGCAGGCCGACGCGGAATCTCGACACCAGGAACAGATTTTGACCGTGGATCAGTTGAGTTCTTTCCTCTTCCGTATAAAGGCACTAACTTTTCCTCTTCAATTAAAGCCTTACATACTGGACATTCATGTGATTCTGAATGAATGTGAAGCCATTTATAAAGACAGGGCCAGCAAAAAAGATGACCACATAATGTAACGATCGGATCCTGAGCTAAATCAAAGCATATATTGCATTCAAAGTTACCCGCATCATTGTTGTTAGAATTGTTATCGTTCGCAGTAAACGGGCCTTGGGGTGACGTGCCAGCTGACATCTCTCTGAGCACAAATTACCAAATACCTATACCCAACAAAGATAAACCAACCGTAGGCATTTATTAGAAAtagataataacaataaaaaaaacaaAACACGCACAAAGAGAAAATTATACGAAGTGTACATTTTCTATAACTTTCAGATCTAAAAGAGTAGAAATAACTTCAATATGCTCTTAATTTTGTTCATTAAACACAGATGTCCATCAATGTTAGTCAAAATTTGTTCTTTCAGCGTCTCTCTACACTAATTGTGCTTTCTATTTAATCCCTATCGGATCCTACATTTGCTAATTAACTGAAATCAATCGGGGAATAAACATATTTAAGTGATTTTACATGATTAAAACATATTGCACTAGAATTCAAGTAGTGCTCCAATGGATCGTGTATAAAACAATAGCTCTAATTCAATTACTTACTTAACGGGAGATCTCAAATCTAGCAGCCTTAAATTagtttaaaaaactaaaaaaaaaatacgaAGTACTGTAATAATCAAGCTTTAAAGGGTTTATTGAGCACAAAGTCAACTGCATATAATATTTACTAAGTTTACAATCAATAACAAAAATGAAGTTACAGCACAGATAACAATCCTCATTAGGTACTTACTAGAAAGTTAAATAGGATGCGGAGAGATAATACAGAGATCAGTGATCCCTGACCGGCGGTTTACCGGAAAAATCAAAACGTGTTGATTGAGGCGTAGACTTCGGAGGAAAGTTGCAAGTTGAAAGCTAAGATTGTTGATTATGAAGATTTTTTATTTGAATTGTTGGATGATTTTGTTTGAAGAATTGTCTGGAACCTTCTGGTTTGATATTTAtgctgtatttatatttatatactcagtatttttttatatttatatttatttatagtcATAATTAAGTATTATCCAAGCCTAGAAAtaattcaaaaagaaaaagaaaaattatgAGCCTCTCATGATaatttcattaatataattaatctttttaataaaaatataaccatattaattatacaatatatgaagcattatgtacaatcttatgataAAACATTTCCATGATCATATATACAATATTcgaagcattatgtacaatcttatgataAAACACACCAATGATCATATTtacaaactttaaaataaattgtacaatcttctataaaataattttgaagcataatgtacaacctttatataataattgtattttaatttaaaaaaaatagaggaatttttattaataaaaattattaattatttttaaaaatatagatATTCAATTTATaagctaaatttattattattattattattattattattattattattattattattattattattattattattattattattattattattattattattattcaaatatgaattTTTTTACAGGATtgattacgttatatatgtatgcgaaaatacatgtctcaatatgtttgtaaaaacaacgacaaatttATTGGaatccgtgattccacgggtcattaaaagtaacgacccaaacctcgttataccaaattacgacccaaatttt
This genomic window from Rutidosis leptorrhynchoides isolate AG116_Rl617_1_P2 chromosome 2, CSIRO_AGI_Rlap_v1, whole genome shotgun sequence contains:
- the LOC139893939 gene encoding uncharacterized protein; translation: MSAGTSPQGPFTANDNNSNNNDAGNFECNICFDLAQDPIVTLCGHLFCWPCLYKWLHIHSESHECPVCKALIEEEKLVPLYGRGKNSTDPRSKSVPGVEIPRRPAGQRPETAPPPASDPFFRPGPAMTGSFGNFSVSFGGLIPSFFNLQMHAFTGHPVYGNAGPTPIAVPRFNFGGHHHAHGLHQQRAHHHETDFNAASLFLIIGLLFLFALLFLPI